The Leptolyngbyaceae cyanobacterium region AAAGCACGAGCTAACGTTATCTCATCAGCATATTCCAACTCGCCCCCTACGGGCAAACCAAAAGCAATTCGAGTCACCTTAGTAAAAGGTTTCAACAACTGACCCACATAAAGGGTAGTTGTTTCTCCTTCCACATTAGGCGTAATTGCCAAAATCACTTCCTTAACCTTTTGCTGACTCACTCGCCGCACTAACGGGGAAACGTTCAACTGTTCTGGGCCAATTCCATCCATCGGAGAAATGACGCCGCCCAAAACGTGATACTTTCCGCCATATTCCCGCGTTTTTTCCAAAGCGATCAAATCCCGCGAATCAGCTACTACGCAAAT contains the following coding sequences:
- the recR gene encoding recombination mediator RecR, whose amino-acid sequence is MVYTRPLARLIEQLQRLPGVGPKTAQRLALHILKRSEEEVQALAQALIEAKQQVGLCQQCFHLSAEPICEICRSPNRDSNTICVVADSRDLIALEKTREYGGKYHVLGGVISPMDGIGPEQLNVSPLVRRVSQQKVKEVILAITPNVEGETTTLYVGQLLKPFTKVTRIAFGLPVGGELEYADEITLARALEGRREL